A single genomic interval of Lathyrus oleraceus cultivar Zhongwan6 chromosome 7, CAAS_Psat_ZW6_1.0, whole genome shotgun sequence harbors:
- the LOC127106713 gene encoding protein LURP-one-related 5 — translation MMSNEELVIQDEYLYKEETRLTVLKTSRFFTGDGFVVYDCKGQLVFRFDSYGPHTRDKEELVLMNPHGRSLLTLRRKKPSLHQRWEGFKGERKDGDKPIFNVKRSSIIGRSRTTITVEVHDNSGVEYFIEGCFPQRCCKIFNATKKLVAEIRRKVDPTTNVMLGKEVFMLCVQPDFDVSFAMGLVLVLDQINGENFFDNGMVETSVHPTAED, via the exons ATGATGAGTAATGAAGAGTTAGTTATTCAAGACGAGTATCTTTACAAAGAAGAGACGCGACTCACTGTTCTGAAAACGTCTCGGTTCTTCACTGGTGATGGATTTGTCGTGTACGATTGTAAGGGACAACTCGTTTTCCGATTCGACTCGTATGGACCTCACACTCGTGATAAGGAAGAACTTGTTCTCATGAATCCTCATGGTCGTTCTCTTCTCACCTTGCGTCGAAAG AAACCTAGCCTTCATCAACGATGGGAAGGGTTCAAAGGAGAGAGAAAGGACGGTGATAAACCTATTTTTAATGTAAAAAGATCCTCAATAATCGGACGGTCACGAACAACCATAACTGTGGAAGTACACGATAATTCCGGTGTGGAGTACTTCATTGAAGGGTGCTTCCCACAACGATGTTGTAAGATTTTCAACGCCACAAAAAAATTAGTGGCTGAGATTCGTCGTAAAGTGGACCCCACCACCAATGTTATGCTTGGAAAAGAAGTGTTCATGCTTTGCGTTCAACCTGATTTTGATGTGTCCTTTGCCATGGGATTGGTTTTGGTACTGGATCAAATCAACGGTGAGAATTTCTTTGATAATGGGATGGTCGAGACTTCGGTGCACCCTACTGCAGAAGATTGA
- the LOC127106714 gene encoding glucan endo-1,3-beta-glucosidase 14 gives MVFSSSFSFFHCLLILSSTFSLVLGNKAFIGTYGVNYGRVADNLPPPESVVTLLKAAKIRNVRIYDVNPQVLTAFKGSGIGLSVCLPNELLTDIGVGEDRAMNWIKDNVQPYLPGTKICGIAIGNEILGGGSVELWEALLPAAKNIYSALDRLGLAHEIEVSSPHSEAVFANSYPPSSCTFRDDIIPYMKPLLQFFSQIGTPFYINAYPFLAYKNDPSHIDINYALMNKNHGIYDAKSKLHYDNMLDAQIDASYFALEKFGFDKMEVIVSETGWASKGDDNEGGANVKNAKTYNKNLRKKLLKRKGTPHRPKMLVRAYIFALFNENLKPGPTSERNFGLFKHDGSIAYDIGFTGLVPSSASSSFLSFKGIGSSYVMVSSSCIGVLLLLIAL, from the exons ATGGTTTTCTCTTCCTCATTTTCATTCTTTCATTGCCTTCTCATTTTATCATCAACATTTTCTCTAG TTTTAGGGAACAAAGCATTTATAGGAACATATGGAGTAAACTATGGTAGAGTAGCTGATAATCTACCTCCCCCAGAAAGTGTGGTTACACTTCTCAAAGCTGCAAAAATAAGAAATGTAAGAATCTATGATGTTAATCCTCAAGTCCTAACTGCTTTCAAAGGATCAGGAATAGGACTAAGTGTCTGTCTTCCTAACGAACTCTTAACCGACATCGGCGTTGGCGAAGACCGCGCCATGAATTGGATCAAAGACAATGTCCAACCCTATCTTCCAGGCACAAAAATTTGTGGCATTGCTATAGGAAATGAAATTCTAGGAGGAGGAAGTGTTGAGCTTTGGGAAGCTTTACTTCCAGCAGCAAAAAACATTTATAGCGCACTTGATAGACTCGGTTTAGCGCACGAAATCGAAGTTTCGAGTCCACATTCCGAAGCTGTATTTGCAAATTCATATCCTCCATCTTCATGCACATTTAGGGATGATATAATACCTTACATGAAACCACTTTTACAATTTTTTTCACAAATTGGAACACCTTTTTACATAAATGCATACCCTTTTTTGGCATATAAAAATGACCCTTCACATATTGATATAAACTATGCTTTGATGAATAAGAATCATGGAATTTATGATGCTAAGAGTAAGCTACATTATGATAACATGCTTGATGCACAAATTGATGCTTCTTATTTTGCATTGGAGAAATTTGGGTTTGATAAAATGGAAGTTATTGTTAGTGAAACTGGTTGGGCTTCAAAGGGTGATGATAATGAAGGTGGAGCAAATGTGAAAAATGCAAAGACTTATAATAAAAATTTGAGAAAGAAGTTACTTAAGAGAAAAGGAACACCTCATAGGCCTAAAATGTTGGTTAGGGCTTATATATTTGCTTTGTTTAATGAGAATTTGAAACCTGGACCAACATCAGAAAGAAATTTTGGATTGTTTAAACATGATGGAAGTATTGCTTATGATATTGGATTTACTGGACTTGTTCCTTCCTCAGCATCATCATCTTTCCTTTCCTTCAAG GGTATTGGATCTTCATATGTGATGGTTTCTTCAAGTTGTATCGgagttcttcttcttcttatAGCATTGTAA
- the LOC127106715 gene encoding uncharacterized protein LOC127106715 — protein MKKESRSDAKDQLSSVQLSAPPSWKKLYFPKKAGTPRKGEIVFVAPTGEEITSRRQLERYLKSHPENPNISEFDWGTSDTPRRSSRISEKVKTTSPAEAEPPKKRGRKSIGSQKEDKVTETEAHSEEAEPPKKRGRKSIGSKKDDKVTKTEAHSEKAEPPKKRGRKSSASKKHDKETETEFPSEEAKEKGKSSAEEPKADPVDADDNIGDKVKSDDAEVIKQSKAEGELVQEPLKAVVEEEIVESAKEKSSAEEPKADPMDTDENVNNKTRSDDAEEIKQSNAEGEHVIVASNAVVEEAIAESAKEKSSAEELEADPMDTDDNVNDKTRSDDVEEIKQSNAEGELVQEDLNAVSEETIVESEKENPSAEELDADPVDADSNIYDKTKSNDADEIKPSNTEGELVQEASNAVVEEAIVESEKEVSSAEPKADPMDADSNIDDKTKSNDAEEIKQSNTEGELVQEASNAVVEEAIVESEKELSSAEPKADPMDADSNIDDITKSNDAEEIKQSNTEGELVQEASNAVVEEAIVESEKDLFSAEEPKADPVDADNIIIDNTKIDDAEEIKQGNVEAENLTVENPQVEETPMAEPEEQLAEEALNAVVAEKTQEEAPVELEKENGTIDSSKQEKSGAEENEGAEKASLNFEEINGKNEIPASDEKQTIQGEEQVKMGDNESFIWSFAQ, from the exons atgaaGAAGGAATCGCGAAGTGATGCCAAAGATCAACTCTCTTCGGTTCAGCTTTCAGCTCCTCCTTCTTGGAAGAAACTG TACTTCCCTAAGAAAGCAGGAACACCAAGGAAAGGCGAGATTGTATTCGTTGCTCCAACTGGAGAAGAGATAACCTCCAGAAGACAATTGGAGCGGTACCTAAAATCACATCCTGAGAATCCTAACATATCAGAATTTGATTGGGGAACCAGTGACACACCAAGACGATCATCAAGGATTAGTGAGAAGGTCAAAACAACTTCACCTGCAGAAGCCGAGCCTCCGAAGAAACGCGGTCGAAAATCAATTGGTTCACAGAAGGAAGACAAGGTAACCGAAACTGAAGCTCATTCCGAGGAAGCTGAGCCTCCGAAGAAACGCGGTCGTAAATCAATTGGTTCAAAGAAGGATGACAAGGTAACAAAAACTGAAGCTCATTCCGAGAAAGCCGAGCCTCCAAAGAAACGCGGTCGAAAATCATCTGCTTCAAAGAAACATGACAAGGAGACCGAAACTGAATTTCCTTCAGAGGAAGCCAAGGAAAAGGGAAAGTCTTCTGCAGAAGAACCAAAAGCCGATCCAGTTGATGCTGATGACAACATCGGTGATAAAGTAAAGAGTGATGATGCAGAAGTAATTAAGCAAAGTAAAGCAGAAGGTGAACTTGTTCAAGAACCTTTGAAGGCTGTGGTCGAGGAGGAGATAGTTGAATCGGCAAAGGAAAAGTCTTCTGCTGAAGAACCTAAAGCTGATCCAATGGACACTGATGAAAATGTCAATAATAAAACAAGGAGTGATGATGCCGAGGAAATTAAGCAAAGTAATGCAGAAGGTGAACATGTTATTGTAGCTTCAAATGCTGTGGTTGAAGAAGCAATAGCTGAATCGGCAAAGGAAAAGTCTTCTGCGGAAGAACTGGAAGCCGATCCAATGGACACTGATGACAATGTCAATGATAAAACAAGGAGTGATGATGTGGAGGAAATTAAGCAAAGTAATGCAGAAGGTGAACTTGTTCAAGAAGATTTGAATGCTGTGTCTGAGGAGACAATAGTTGAATCGGAAAAGGAAAATCCTTCTGCAGAAGAACTGGATGCTGATCCGGTGGATGCAGATAGCAACATCTATGATAAAACAAAAAGTAATGATGCAGATGAAATTAAGCCTAGTAATACAGAAGGTGAACTTGTTCAAGAAGCTTCGAATGCTGTGGTCGAGGAGGCAATAGTTGAGTCGGAAAAGGAAGTGTCTTCTGCAGAACCAAAAGCCGATCCAATGGATGCTGATAGCAACATTGATGATAAAACAAAGAGTAATGATGCAGAGGAAATTAAGCAAAGTAATACAGAAGGTGAACTTGTTCAAGAAGCTTCGAATGCCGTGGTCGAGGAGGCAATAGTTGAGTCGGAGAAGGAACTGTCATCTGCAGAACCAAAAGCTGATCCAATGGACGCTGATAGCAACATTGATGATATAACAAAGAGTAATGATGCAGAGGAAATTAAGCAAAGTAATACCGAAGGTGAACTTGTTCAAGAAGCTTCGAATGCCGTGGTCGAGGAGGCAATAGTTGAATCTGAAAAGGACCTGTTTTCTGCAGAAGAACCGAAAGCTGATCCAGTTGATGCTGATAACATAATCATTGATAACACAAAGATTGATGATGCCGAGGAAATCAAGCAAGGTAATGTGGAAGCTGAAAATTTGACTGTTGAGAACCCTCAAGTGGAAGAAACACCAATGGCAGAACCAGAGGAACAACTTGCTGAAGAAGCTTTGAATGCAGTGGTTGCTGAAAAAACACAAGAGGAGGCCCCAGTTGAATTGGAGAAAGAAAATGGTACAATTGACAGTAGTAAGCAGGAAAAATCAGGCGCTGAGGAAAACGAAGGAGCTGAAAAAGCGAGTCTCAACTTTGAAGAAATTAATGGCAAGAATGAAATTCCAGCAAGTGATGAGAAACAAACAATTCAAGGTGAGGAGCAAGTGAAGATGGGTGACAATGAAAGCTTTATTTGGAGCTTTGCTCAATGA